One segment of Dermochelys coriacea isolate rDerCor1 chromosome 27, rDerCor1.pri.v4, whole genome shotgun sequence DNA contains the following:
- the MEIOC gene encoding meiosis-specific coiled-coil domain-containing protein MEIOC isoform X2 produces the protein MENEDNVDLHQTYSSSLSTSSEYSTSVDSSLLYAPWSTYGDDIKQSAVSQISVKNRIQTERNDYGSETDLYGLVSNILEEQEKSQPYFAEGTCSSNLKSVWPMNTTRFADHHDLLESKRPVVAAISQQVFYSGESISAAEKPCLHSGNLASQQKIDELYHGFTSMDLEEQWLYPSRNDHGSCYNMQTNENAKTPPLQSYSYIKNSFIPQTGFSEVIKESGADTYSYGREKVCSKGPEVQLHQKRAEMFLPQINRYSENADYCRYPEYSHPSKAKHNKSTNFSVQDSKLTNGIPEAPAVDTDTYTKLFQVKPAIQKKIEDTIPDQQNFTFSKTSGLLSEKQFANESSFTTDFGLKSEYGLKSHAACPGTSDFANTTEKQLFPKSDPHNSEYFKSLTLLSNSAGTSVRPTWMNIQTKNNTSVLYQNPSTLMKLSNHLSATPKSSSNSNDFSQLSSSNLTLNSNLFQKFCQENPSAFSNFDFGYNTAERIQPANRMEGLTKVGEESLFESVTDKNIKQSNGFCENYSAQQYGITENLNKHNFQAKPQSGHYDPEEGQKHLDGLPQNTYQDLLESHGHFNSHRQGSGDSNIVNSRVNRTQASCFSNNYMMGDLRHNHNFQQLGSNGFPLRSTHPFGHSVVPLMDSYDLFSYDDLSHLYPYFNDMMYGDGSFSGFVPTIGFQRPIKTRSGPASELHIRLEECYEQWRALEKERKKTESALAKNYPGKKVSSTNNTPIPRLTSNPSRVDRLIVDQLREQARVVTLLGKMERLRSSPLHANISTALDKHLEVIHIVQSRRKDEIVNASNRQRQGAPRCQDDRDVFALALAIKEMSVATRKARTTLWCALQMTLPKTTTIAGQVDVEKAFQEMVQSEDKARENMNSSNLLNQRGEQTNTN, from the exons gattcAAACGGAAAGAAATGATTATGGCAGTGAAACAGACTTGTATGGACTTGTATCTAACATCTTGGAAGAACAAGAGAAATCACAGCCATATTTTGCTGAGGG GACCTGCTCCTCAAATTTAAAGTCAGTATGGCCTATGAACACAACCAGATTTGCGGACCACCATGACCTGTTAGAATCAAAAAGGCCTGTAGTTGCAGCCATCTCTCAACAGGTTTTTTATAGTGGTGAATCCATATCTGCTGCTGAAAAACCATGCTTGCACAGTGGCAATCTTGCATCACAACAGAAAATAGATGAACTTTATCATGGGTTTACTAGCATGGACCTTGAAGAGCAATGGTTGTACCCTTCTAGGAATGATCATGGCAGCTGTTACAATATGCAGACCAATGAGAATGCTAAAACACCTCCATTACAAAGCTATTCATATATCAAAAACTCATTTATACCACAAACTGGTTTTTCAGAAGTAATAAAAGAATCAGGAGCAGATACTTATTCGTATGGAAGAGAGAAAGTGTGTTCCAAAGGACCTGAAGTACAATTGCATCAAAAGCGGGCAGAAATGTTTCTTCCACAAATTAACAGAtacagtgaaaatgcagattaTTGTAGATACCCAGAATATTCTCATCCCAGTAAAGCAAAGCATAATAAGAGCACAAACTTCAGTGTCCAAGATAGTAAATTAACAAATGGAATACCTGAAGCACCAGCTGTGGATACAGATACCTACACTAAACTATTTCAAGTTAAGCcagcaattcagaaaaaaattgaagatACAATTCCAGATCAGCAGAACTTTACATTTTCTAAAACTTCAGGACTCTTGTCAGAAAAGCAATTTGCAAATGAATCTTCATTTACCACTGACTTTGGGTTAAAATCTGAGTATGGACTAAAATCTCATGCAGCTTGTCCAGGGACTAGTGATTTTGCAAATACCACGGAAAAACAGCTCTTTCCCAAATCTGATCCCCAcaattctgaatattttaaatcACTGACTTTATTATCAAACTCAGCAGGCACTAGTGTAAGGCCAACTTGGATGAATATTCAAACTAAAAACAATACTTCTGTCCTATACCAGAATCCAAGCACCTTGATGAAGTTGAGTAACCATCTGTCTGCTACTCCAAAAAGTTCCAGTAATTCTAATGATTTTTCTCAATTGTCATCTTCAAATTTAACTTTAAATAGTAACTTGTTTCAGAAATTCTGCCAAGAAAATCCTTCAGCATTTTCTAATTTTGATTTTGGTTATAACACTGCAGAACGAATTCAGCCTGCTAATCGTATGGAAGGACTAACTAAGGTTGGAGAAGAGAGTCTCTTTGAATCAgttactgataaaaatattaagcagtCAAATGGTTTTTGTGAGAACTATTCAGCTCAACAATATGGGATCACTGAAAATTTGAACAAACACAACTTCCAAGCTAAGCCACAAAGTGGACATTATGATCCTGAGGAAGGACAAAAACATTTAGATGGATTGCCACAGAACACATACCAGGATCTATTGGAGTCTCATGGTCACTTTAATAGTCACAGACAGGGAAGTGGAGATAGTAATATTGTCAATAGCCGTGTAAATCGcacacaggcttcctgcttttcaAACAACTATATGATGGGCGATTTAAGACACAATCATAACTTTCAACAACTTGGTTCAAATGGCTTTCCCTTGCGATCCACACATCCATTTGGCCATTCGGTTGTTCCCCTGATGGATTCCTATGATTTGTTTTCTTATGATGATTTAAGTCATTTATATCCTTATTTTAATGATATGATGTATGGTGATGGTTCTTTCTCTGGTTTTGTACCAACAATTGGCTTTCAAAGACCAATTAAAACTCGTAGTGGGCCTGCCAGTGAACTTCATATTAGACTGGAAGAATGTTATGAACAATGGAGAGCattggaaaaggaaagaaaaaag ACTGAATCTGCTCTTGCCAAGAACTACCCAGGGAAAAAGGTTTCCAGTACTAACAACACTCCAATTCCAAGGTTGACATCAAATCCATCAAGAGTTGATCGCTTAATTGTGGATCAGCTACGTGAACAAGCCAGA GTCGTGACTTTACTTGGAAAAATGGAACGTCTTCGCAGTTCTCCCCTTCATGCTAATATCTCCACTGCTCTTGATAAACATCTGGAGGTAATTCATATAGTGCAGTCACGTAGAAAGGATGAAATTGTAAATGCTTCAAATCGGCAAAGGCAAGGAGCTCCGAGATGCCAAGATGACAGAG ATGTTTTTGCTCTCGCTTTGGCAATTAAAGAGATGAGCGTAGCAACACGCAAAGCACGTACTACCCTTTGGTGTGCACTTCAGATGACCTTGCCAAAAACTACCACTATAGCTGGACAAGTAGATGTGGAGAAAGCTTTTCAGGAGATGGTACAGTCTGAAGATAAAGCACGTGAAAATATGAATAGCAGCAACCTCTTGAACCAGAGAGGTGAACAAACAAACACTAATTAA